AAAATTTGTATTATTTAGAGTTTTTTACGCTATAGAAGAAGGAATAATTGTCAAGTGACTAGAATATAGATTGAAATGGTAGATATCTAACATACTAGAGGAGGTTCTAATTATGGAGGTATTAAAAGTTTCAGCAAAGTCGAATCCTAATTCTGTAGCAGGTGCTCTTGCTGGTGTTCTGCGCGAAAGTGGAGCAGCAGAGCTACAGGCCATTGGCGCTGGGGCAATTAATCAAGCAGTTAAGGCTGTAGCGATTGCACGAGGTTTCGTAGCTCCTAGTGGTATTGATTTAGTTTGTGTTCCCGCATTTACTG
The sequence above is a segment of the Desulfuribacillus alkaliarsenatis genome. Coding sequences within it:
- a CDS encoding stage V sporulation protein S; amino-acid sequence: MEVLKVSAKSNPNSVAGALAGVLRESGAAELQAIGAGAINQAVKAVAIARGFVAPSGIDLVCVPAFTDIIIDGEERTAIKLIIEPR